One genomic window of Aliiroseovarius sp. M344 includes the following:
- a CDS encoding flagellar biosynthesis protein FlgN, with translation MARTEPHAAVNALADLLERERAQILAGEIEQLARLLPEKERLFNALEPSDDAIPALEQLRSQADRNQQLLAAAARGIRSVKQRLDALRSTQTELRTYTQAGQPKDLSKPESLLERKA, from the coding sequence ATGGCGCGAACTGAACCTCATGCAGCTGTGAATGCTCTTGCGGATCTTTTGGAGCGGGAACGCGCGCAGATTCTTGCGGGAGAGATCGAACAACTCGCCAGGCTGCTTCCAGAAAAGGAGCGACTGTTCAATGCGCTGGAGCCTTCGGATGACGCCATTCCTGCGCTTGAGCAACTTCGCAGTCAGGCTGACAGAAATCAGCAACTTCTTGCGGCGGCAGCCAGAGGCATTCGTTCGGTAAAACAGCGTTTGGATGCCTTGCGCTCAACTCAGACGGAGCTGCGCACTTACACTCAAGCGGGTCAACCAAAGGATCTGTCCAAACCAGAATCTCTGCTTGAGCGAAAAGCGTGA
- a CDS encoding rod-binding protein has protein sequence MDVAQKLEASFLSEMLKSAGVGKTPDSFGGGAGEDQFSSFLRQAQADEMVKAGGIGLAQSLFEAMKGHDDGAN, from the coding sequence ATGGATGTTGCTCAAAAGCTGGAAGCCAGCTTCCTGTCCGAGATGTTGAAATCTGCTGGCGTTGGGAAAACGCCAGATAGCTTTGGCGGCGGCGCGGGTGAAGATCAGTTTTCATCTTTTCTCAGGCAGGCTCAGGCTGATGAAATGGTCAAAGCCGGGGGGATCGGGTTGGCACAGTCTTTGTTTGAAGCAATGAAGGGACACGACGATGGCGCGAACTGA